The Mesorhizobium sp. NBSH29 genome has a segment encoding these proteins:
- a CDS encoding potassium/proton antiporter — MDQTIYLVTLVSTALVLAAAFSSLIAFRFGAPLLLLFLAIGLITGVDGLGIRFDNASLAYFIGSLALAIILFDSGFGTPLTAMRQAGLPALSLATIGVALTTLIFGAATFYLTELSWLESFLLGAAVASTDAAAVFFLLRAGNLSLRDRVRSTLEIESGTNDPIAIFLTITLVEVISLGADPQAQVLLTDLIVGFIKNMGLGALAGVLGGMAIVRLVDKLNLDSGLLPIFVLTLSLLVFAGAGTIGGSGFLAVYVAGLVAGNSQIRATNILKRFQDGMSWLAQIIMFLVLGLFATPSQFPAILLPAVALGLFLIFIARPLAVSLCLLPFRFGRAETAFVSWVGLRGAVSILLALTPLIGGLAHGGQIFNIAFIVVLVSLVVQGWTIGPIARRLKLIVPARLGPLDKVELELPGSAHHELLAYTVAAGSPVARGQRIPRWARPSLVVRDGRSMRFQDAGRIAAGDHVYIFVPDRYPRLLDRLFASRTEVDPEDEDFFGAFAVDPNRPATELEAAYGIGLTDAEQTMTVAALLNERFGGRAEYADRVMVGPIELIVRDVDEKGRIISVGLSTEPLAIQPTVPVFLSIAEIGDRARIFWVNYRAKKRAQRIVAQARKAEEAATSDG; from the coding sequence ATGGATCAGACGATATACCTCGTAACGCTCGTGTCGACGGCCCTTGTGCTGGCGGCGGCGTTTTCGAGCCTTATCGCCTTCCGTTTCGGCGCCCCACTGTTGCTGCTCTTCCTTGCCATTGGTCTCATAACCGGCGTGGACGGCCTTGGCATCCGCTTCGACAACGCGTCGCTCGCCTACTTCATCGGTTCTCTGGCGTTGGCGATTATTCTCTTTGATTCAGGTTTTGGCACTCCACTGACCGCCATGCGTCAGGCAGGTCTTCCGGCCCTGTCGCTCGCCACGATCGGCGTCGCGCTCACCACGCTGATTTTCGGTGCTGCCACCTTCTACCTGACTGAGCTTAGCTGGCTGGAATCTTTTCTGCTGGGCGCAGCCGTTGCGTCAACGGATGCAGCGGCGGTGTTTTTCCTGTTGCGCGCGGGCAATTTGTCGCTCCGCGACCGCGTGCGCTCAACACTCGAAATCGAATCCGGCACCAACGATCCCATCGCCATCTTCCTCACTATAACTTTGGTGGAAGTGATTTCCCTCGGTGCGGATCCGCAAGCCCAGGTCCTGCTCACTGACCTCATCGTCGGCTTCATAAAGAACATGGGGCTTGGGGCGCTTGCCGGCGTACTGGGCGGAATGGCTATCGTGCGCCTGGTCGACAAACTCAATCTCGACAGCGGTCTTTTGCCGATTTTTGTGCTCACTCTTTCGCTGCTGGTCTTTGCCGGTGCCGGCACGATCGGAGGCTCAGGATTTCTCGCCGTTTATGTTGCCGGTCTGGTTGCCGGCAATTCCCAAATTCGAGCAACCAATATTCTTAAGCGTTTTCAAGACGGTATGTCCTGGCTGGCGCAGATTATCATGTTCCTGGTGCTCGGCCTGTTTGCGACGCCTTCACAATTCCCCGCGATCCTGCTGCCTGCAGTGGCACTTGGCTTGTTTCTGATTTTCATCGCGCGACCGCTCGCCGTATCGCTTTGCCTTTTGCCCTTTCGTTTCGGCCGCGCGGAGACGGCCTTCGTCTCGTGGGTGGGTCTGCGCGGCGCTGTGTCCATCCTGCTGGCGTTGACACCATTGATTGGCGGGCTGGCGCATGGTGGCCAGATTTTTAATATCGCCTTCATCGTGGTTCTGGTTTCGCTTGTCGTGCAAGGTTGGACAATCGGCCCAATAGCACGGCGGCTTAAGCTGATCGTACCGGCGCGGCTTGGCCCGCTCGACAAGGTTGAGCTTGAACTGCCGGGTTCAGCCCACCATGAGCTTCTGGCATACACCGTGGCTGCCGGCAGCCCGGTGGCGCGCGGGCAGCGCATTCCCCGCTGGGCAAGGCCTTCGCTGGTTGTGCGCGACGGGCGCTCCATGCGGTTTCAGGATGCTGGGCGCATTGCTGCTGGCGACCACGTCTACATCTTCGTGCCCGACCGCTACCCGCGTTTGCTCGATCGTCTGTTTGCCAGCCGGACCGAAGTTGACCCGGAAGACGAGGATTTCTTTGGCGCATTTGCCGTCGATCCCAACCGCCCCGCCACCGAACTGGAGGCCGCATACGGCATCGGGCTGACCGATGCAGAGCAGACAATGACGGTTGCCGCCCTGCTCAACGAGCGGTTTGGCGGTCGTGCCGAATATGCCGACCGGGTCATGGTCGGGCCGATCGAGCTGATCGTGCGCGATGTCGACGAGAAAGGCCGGATCATCTCGGTCGGACTGTCGACCGAGCCCCTTGCGATCCAGCCTACTGTGCCCGTATTCCTCAGCATCGCCGAAATTGGCGACCGAGCCCGTATTTTCTGGGTCAATTACCGAGCCAAAAAGCGCGCCCAACGCATCGTGGCGCAAGCCCGCAAAGCCGAAGAAGCAGCCACCTCTGATGGATAG
- a CDS encoding phosphoglycerate kinase: MASFKTLDMIGDVTGKRVLVRVDLNVPMSDGKVSDATRIERILPTLTELSQKGAKVILLAHFGRPKNGPDASLSLRPVAEVTAAMLNQPVGFAADCVGAEAASTINAMANGDIVLLENTRFHAGDENNDPEFAKALAANGDIFINDAFSAAHRAHASTEGLAHLLPAFAGRTMQAELEALEKGLGKPAKPVLAIVGGAKVSTKIDLLMNLVKKVDALVIGGGMANTFLAARGTSVGKSLCEHDLAGTAKLIMIEAATAGCAIILPVDGVIAREFKAGAASEVVGIEHVPDDAMILDAGPKTIEAINAWIDRAATLVWNGPLGAFEIEPFDRATVAAAKHAAAQTRAGALVSVAGGGDTVAALNHAGAADDFTYVSTAGGAFLEWMEGKPLPGVDVLKG, translated from the coding sequence ATGGCCAGCTTCAAGACGCTCGACATGATTGGTGATGTGACAGGCAAGCGCGTGCTCGTTCGGGTCGATCTCAACGTGCCCATGTCGGACGGCAAGGTGAGCGATGCCACCCGCATCGAACGCATTTTGCCGACCCTTACCGAGCTTTCACAAAAGGGTGCCAAAGTTATTCTGCTTGCGCATTTTGGCCGTCCCAAAAATGGACCCGATGCGTCCCTTTCACTCCGGCCGGTTGCTGAGGTGACTGCTGCCATGTTGAACCAGCCTGTCGGCTTTGCTGCCGACTGCGTGGGGGCAGAGGCCGCTTCGACGATCAACGCCATGGCGAATGGCGATATTGTTCTGCTCGAGAACACACGTTTCCACGCGGGTGATGAAAACAACGATCCTGAATTCGCCAAGGCGCTTGCCGCCAATGGCGATATCTTCATCAATGATGCGTTCTCGGCTGCCCACCGCGCCCATGCCTCGACCGAAGGATTGGCCCATCTTCTCCCGGCCTTTGCCGGGCGCACCATGCAGGCCGAACTTGAAGCGCTGGAAAAAGGTCTCGGCAAGCCCGCCAAGCCGGTTCTGGCGATTGTTGGTGGTGCCAAAGTTTCCACCAAGATCGATCTCCTGATGAACCTGGTGAAGAAGGTCGATGCGCTGGTCATTGGTGGCGGCATGGCCAACACGTTTCTGGCCGCGCGGGGAACCAGCGTCGGCAAGTCGCTGTGCGAGCATGACCTGGCCGGCACCGCCAAGCTGATCATGATCGAGGCGGCCACCGCCGGCTGCGCCATCATCCTGCCGGTCGATGGTGTCATCGCCCGCGAGTTCAAGGCCGGCGCTGCCAGTGAAGTCGTTGGCATCGAACATGTGCCCGACGATGCGATGATCCTCGACGCCGGCCCCAAAACCATCGAAGCCATCAACGCCTGGATCGACCGTGCCGCGACGCTGGTCTGGAACGGCCCGCTCGGCGCCTTCGAGATCGAACCCTTCGACCGCGCAACCGTTGCGGCGGCAAAACACGCCGCCGCACAAACACGCGCCGGCGCTCTGGTCTCTGTCGCCGGTGGCGGCGACACGGTCGCCGCCCTCAACCATGCCGGCGCTGCCGACGATTTCACCTATGTCTCGACCGCTGGCGGTGCGTTTCTCGAATGGATGGAAGGCAAGCCGCTGCCGGGAGTGGATGTGCTGAAGGGGTGA
- a CDS encoding type II toxin-antitoxin system VapC family toxin — protein sequence MFLVDTNVISALAPSKRRNFEPLVDWFDKASPQLFLSVITAAEVKAGIAKAEREGALTKARALGEWWESIEFLYATKLLPFDLECAHAAGRILDVARAHQPGFEDIAIAATAQVHGLSVLTRNLRHFEPLGVRTLDPFVTLPEL from the coding sequence ATGTTTCTGGTCGATACGAATGTCATCTCGGCGCTGGCTCCCTCCAAGCGGCGGAATTTTGAGCCGCTGGTCGACTGGTTCGATAAAGCCAGTCCGCAGCTCTTTCTGTCGGTCATCACCGCTGCGGAAGTCAAAGCCGGTATCGCGAAGGCCGAGCGCGAAGGTGCCTTGACCAAGGCACGGGCGCTTGGAGAATGGTGGGAGAGCATAGAATTCCTCTATGCAACGAAACTTCTGCCATTCGACTTGGAGTGCGCCCATGCTGCCGGCCGGATTCTTGATGTCGCACGCGCTCACCAGCCGGGGTTCGAAGACATTGCGATAGCAGCTACGGCTCAGGTCCATGGATTGAGCGTTCTGACCCGCAATCTCAGGCATTTCGAACCTCTGGGTGTTCGCACGCTAGACCCCTTCGTGACACTGCCGGAACTATAG
- a CDS encoding type II toxin-antitoxin system Phd/YefM family antitoxin: MREIQLKDAKATLSAVIDQAVNGNPAIITRHGRKEAVVLSFDEFEKLSRVPSFGRLLTLFPGDESDIQALANKPGRAVDL; this comes from the coding sequence ATGCGGGAAATTCAACTCAAGGACGCCAAGGCGACACTTTCAGCTGTGATCGATCAGGCCGTGAACGGCAATCCGGCGATCATCACCCGACACGGCAGGAAGGAAGCAGTGGTTCTTTCCTTCGACGAGTTTGAAAAGCTGTCCCGCGTTCCAAGCTTTGGACGCTTGCTGACGCTATTTCCAGGCGATGAAAGTGATATCCAGGCGCTGGCAAACAAACCAGGCCGTGCTGTCGATCTCTGA